A DNA window from Pedomonas mirosovicensis contains the following coding sequences:
- the clpS gene encoding ATP-dependent Clp protease adapter ClpS, whose protein sequence is MMVADWTRDGLIRMGPDSDRDHEDDGHAGTGVIAQTKTRTRKPSMYKVLMLNDDYTPMEFVVHVLQRFFRMSAEDATRIMMHVHQRGVGVCGIFTYEVAETKVNQVVDFARKHQHPLQCTLEKA, encoded by the coding sequence ATGATGGTAGCAGACTGGACCAGGGACGGATTGATCCGCATGGGGCCTGACTCCGACCGGGACCACGAGGATGATGGCCACGCCGGGACCGGCGTCATCGCGCAGACGAAGACGCGGACCCGTAAGCCGTCGATGTACAAGGTCTTGATGCTGAACGACGATTACACCCCGATGGAGTTTGTCGTTCATGTTCTGCAGCGGTTCTTCCGCATGTCTGCGGAGGATGCCACCCGCATCATGATGCATGTGCATCAGCGCGGCGTCGGCGTGTGCGGCATCTTCACCTACGAGGTTGCCGAAACCAAGGTGAACCAGGTGGTGGATTTCGCCCGCAAGCACCAGCATCCGCTCCAGTGCACGCTGGAGAAGGCCTGA
- a CDS encoding phasin family protein has translation MSETTKPTFGPSFGEAFASSFEAMAEQWQPHMEDAFQQFAAMTLMSKETADAFLASSRAAARGFGDLSKAAASASERAVTKTAETARRLADAKDPQTFAIRQQAAFKEQFDTMVAEASKATELGLKIASDVSEPLANRWSVMFQQTGRAA, from the coding sequence ATGAGCGAGACGACGAAACCCACCTTCGGCCCCAGTTTCGGCGAGGCCTTTGCATCGAGCTTCGAGGCAATGGCGGAACAGTGGCAGCCGCACATGGAAGACGCCTTCCAGCAGTTCGCCGCCATGACCCTGATGTCGAAGGAAACAGCGGACGCCTTCCTCGCCTCCTCCCGCGCCGCGGCGCGCGGCTTTGGCGACCTGTCGAAGGCGGCGGCCAGCGCCTCCGAGCGCGCCGTGACCAAAACCGCCGAGACCGCCCGCCGCCTGGCAGACGCCAAGGACCCGCAAACCTTCGCCATCCGCCAGCAGGCCGCGTTCAAGGAGCAGTTCGATACGATGGTGGCCGAGGCCTCCAAGGCGACCGAACTGGGCCTCAAGATCGCCAGCGACGTCTCCGAGCCGCTCGCCAACCGCTGGTCGGTGATGTTCCAGCAGACCGGCCGCGCCGCCTGA
- a CDS encoding DNA polymerase IV gives MNPYLCRNCLRETPSREAGAARAPTICPGCGSPRLVSHPELDQLSIAHIDCDAFFAAVEKRDRPELRDKPVIVGGTGGRGVVSTACYIARIHGVRSAMPMYQAKKLCPHAVVLPPDIARYKVVSRQLRAKMEALTPLVEPVSIDEAFLDLTGTERLHGAAPARVLMRLAREVEEDLGITISIGLSTNKFLAKLASDMDKPRGFSVIGKADAKAVLAPLPVGRIWGVGPATQAKLAKNGIKTIGDVQNMPLDRLLRAAGEDGMCLRRLAMGEDNRVVTPSRERKSLSSETTLSTDISDPAVLERHVREAADTVARQLRAEKLAAATVVLKLKTANFQLVTRSRRLARPTQTARDLLDIALPLLATEADGRRFRLVGLGVAVCPPEETQEPGLDFGPPPDNRRLKLESALDQVRARFGSKVLGLKAPNPKADPPPSARKPDRGK, from the coding sequence ATGAACCCCTACCTCTGCCGGAACTGCCTGAGGGAGACTCCGTCGAGGGAAGCCGGCGCCGCCCGCGCGCCCACGATCTGCCCCGGCTGCGGCAGCCCGCGCCTCGTCAGCCATCCGGAGCTGGACCAGCTTTCCATCGCCCATATTGACTGCGACGCCTTCTTCGCGGCGGTCGAGAAGCGGGACCGGCCGGAGCTGCGCGACAAGCCGGTGATCGTCGGCGGCACGGGCGGGCGCGGCGTCGTCTCCACCGCCTGCTACATCGCCCGCATCCACGGCGTGCGCTCGGCCATGCCCATGTACCAGGCGAAGAAGCTGTGCCCCCACGCGGTGGTGCTGCCGCCCGACATCGCCCGCTACAAGGTGGTCTCCCGCCAATTGCGGGCGAAGATGGAGGCGCTGACGCCGCTCGTCGAGCCGGTGTCCATCGACGAAGCCTTTCTCGACCTCACCGGCACCGAGCGGCTGCACGGCGCGGCGCCCGCCCGCGTGCTGATGCGCCTTGCCCGCGAGGTGGAGGAGGACCTGGGCATCACCATTTCCATCGGCCTCAGCACCAACAAGTTTCTCGCCAAGCTGGCGTCGGACATGGACAAGCCGCGCGGCTTCTCCGTCATCGGCAAGGCGGACGCAAAGGCCGTGCTTGCCCCCCTGCCCGTTGGGCGCATCTGGGGCGTGGGGCCTGCCACCCAGGCGAAGCTGGCCAAGAATGGCATCAAGACCATCGGCGATGTGCAAAACATGCCGCTCGACCGGCTCCTGCGCGCGGCGGGCGAGGACGGGATGTGCCTGCGCCGCCTCGCCATGGGAGAGGATAACCGGGTCGTCACGCCGTCCCGCGAGCGCAAGAGTCTTTCATCCGAGACCACCCTTTCCACGGACATCTCCGACCCCGCCGTGCTGGAGCGCCACGTGCGCGAGGCCGCCGATACGGTCGCCCGCCAGCTGCGCGCCGAAAAACTGGCCGCCGCCACCGTGGTGCTGAAGCTGAAAACGGCCAATTTCCAGCTCGTTACCCGCTCCCGCCGTCTCGCCCGGCCCACCCAGACCGCCCGCGATCTTCTGGACATTGCCCTGCCGCTGCTCGCAACCGAGGCCGATGGTCGCCGTTTTCGCCTTGTGGGACTGGGCGTTGCCGTCTGTCCGCCGGAGGAAACCCAGGAACCGGGACTGGATTTCGGCCCGCCGCCGGACAACAGACGGCTGAAGCTCGAGTCGGCGCTCGATCAGGTGCGCGCCCGCTTCGGGTCCAAGGTGCTGGGGCTCAAGGCCCCGAACCCCAAGGCGGACCCGCCGCCGTCCGCCCGCAAGCCGGACCGGGGGAAATGA
- a CDS encoding DUF3572 domain-containing protein: MTREKIEAAEVVALRCIIEIAGDSDLGPRFLALTGLDADGLRESLSQRSTLAAALGFLLEHEPSLIAVAQRAGLEPQEIAEAAAALGAGPAEY, translated from the coding sequence ATGACCCGTGAGAAAATCGAGGCCGCTGAAGTGGTGGCCCTGCGCTGCATCATCGAAATTGCCGGGGACTCGGACCTCGGCCCCCGCTTTCTGGCCCTGACCGGCCTCGACGCCGACGGCCTGCGCGAGAGTCTGTCGCAGCGCTCGACGCTGGCCGCCGCCCTCGGCTTCCTGCTTGAGCACGAACCCTCCCTTATAGCGGTTGCACAGCGGGCCGGGCTTGAGCCACAAGAGATTGCAGAGGCTGCTGCCGCGCTCGGCGCCGGCCCCGCCGAATATTGA
- a CDS encoding GNAT family N-acetyltransferase, producing the protein MAEWTLEIVERIADIPASDWQACAGSANPTVSHAFFLALEESGSATARTGWRPQHIVARRKNGDIAGILPAYLKSHSNGEYVFDHSWADAFERAGGDYYPKLQCAVPFTPVPGPRLLLPESEAGSEAGPLLLAAAATAVEEAGLSSAHATFIAPEQVPVFEAAGWLLRTDQQFHWRNRGYRSFQEFLDQLASRKRKAIRKEREEAVSAGLDIRCLTGPDLRQEHWDAMWRFYQHTGARKWGRPYLTRDAFTRLAETMADKVLLVLAYRGDAAIAGALNLIGADTLYGRYWGCTEHHACLHFEVCYYQAIDWAIAHGLARVEAGAQGEHKLARGYEPTPTYSAHWISHPAFRRAVAAFLKQEREAVAEGMEYLGQFTPFRRGPLGGGEGGDHD; encoded by the coding sequence ATGGCGGAGTGGACGCTGGAAATCGTCGAGCGGATTGCCGACATTCCAGCAAGCGATTGGCAGGCCTGCGCGGGAAGCGCCAACCCCACCGTTAGCCACGCCTTCTTCCTGGCGCTGGAGGAAAGCGGCAGCGCCACCGCCAGGACCGGCTGGCGGCCCCAGCATATCGTGGCGCGCAGGAAAAACGGCGACATCGCCGGCATCCTGCCTGCGTACCTCAAATCCCACAGCAACGGCGAATATGTGTTCGACCACAGCTGGGCCGATGCCTTCGAGCGCGCCGGGGGAGACTATTACCCCAAGCTCCAGTGCGCCGTGCCGTTCACGCCGGTGCCGGGCCCGCGCCTGCTGCTGCCGGAGTCGGAAGCGGGCTCCGAAGCCGGGCCGCTGCTGCTGGCCGCCGCTGCCACGGCGGTGGAGGAGGCCGGGCTTTCCTCCGCCCACGCCACCTTCATCGCGCCCGAACAGGTGCCTGTGTTCGAGGCGGCGGGCTGGCTCCTCCGCACCGACCAGCAGTTCCACTGGCGAAACCGGGGCTACCGCAGCTTTCAGGAATTTCTCGACCAGCTCGCCTCGCGCAAGCGCAAGGCCATCCGCAAGGAGCGGGAGGAGGCAGTGAGCGCCGGGCTCGATATCCGCTGCCTTACCGGCCCCGACCTCAGGCAAGAACACTGGGACGCCATGTGGCGCTTCTACCAGCATACCGGCGCGCGCAAGTGGGGCCGCCCCTACCTTACCCGCGACGCCTTCACCCGGCTGGCCGAAACCATGGCCGACAAGGTGCTGCTCGTGCTGGCCTACCGGGGCGACGCGGCCATCGCGGGCGCGCTCAACCTCATCGGCGCGGATACGCTCTACGGCCGCTACTGGGGCTGCACCGAGCACCACGCCTGCCTGCACTTCGAGGTGTGCTACTATCAGGCCATCGACTGGGCCATCGCCCACGGCCTCGCCCGCGTGGAGGCCGGAGCCCAGGGCGAGCACAAGCTGGCGCGCGGCTACGAGCCCACGCCCACCTACTCCGCCCACTGGATCAGCCACCCGGCCTTCCGCCGCGCCGTCGCCGCCTTCCTGAAGCAGGAGCGCGAGGCCGTCGCCGAGGGCATGGAATACCTCGGCCAGTTCACGCCCTTCCGCCGCGGCCCGCTCGGCGGCGGCGAGGGTGGCGACCACGACTGA
- a CDS encoding glycerophosphodiester phosphodiesterase family protein — MTKQRLLQDYASWLKAKPFVRGGLAGGVAGAVPHSLAAIERAIKAGLGVVLEAQLTFDGDAVVFGEARLDRLTDLSGEVGQYSSAQLQAQKLKGTNEPLRSLSCLLPEIAGRTPVLIDACNAPKDPLPLCFAIRRALEGYGGPIGILARHPRIIGWFGEHSRRVARGLVISDRPEWSSWRTRSSLWRNHAIRRTHPDFAVFDVASLPSVLATRLRQQGKPVLAWPVRTEEDRVAAIDHADNIIQEPDLAVATAQPKARPQASRPAAAARS; from the coding sequence ATGACAAAACAGCGTCTGCTTCAGGACTATGCTTCGTGGCTCAAGGCCAAACCGTTCGTGCGCGGTGGGCTGGCCGGAGGCGTGGCCGGCGCTGTCCCGCATTCGCTGGCCGCCATAGAGCGGGCCATCAAGGCGGGCCTCGGCGTCGTCCTGGAAGCGCAGCTGACCTTCGACGGCGACGCCGTGGTATTCGGCGAGGCAAGGCTGGACCGACTGACGGACCTCAGCGGCGAGGTCGGGCAGTACAGCTCGGCCCAGCTTCAGGCGCAAAAGCTGAAGGGCACGAATGAGCCCCTGCGCTCGCTCTCATGCCTGCTGCCGGAAATCGCCGGGCGCACTCCCGTGCTCATCGACGCCTGCAACGCGCCCAAGGACCCCTTGCCGCTGTGCTTCGCCATCCGCCGCGCGCTGGAGGGCTATGGCGGCCCCATCGGCATCCTGGCGCGCCATCCGCGCATCATCGGCTGGTTCGGCGAGCATTCCCGCCGTGTCGCCCGCGGGCTGGTCATCAGCGACAGGCCCGAGTGGTCCTCCTGGCGGACGCGCTCCAGCCTGTGGCGCAACCACGCCATCCGCCGAACCCACCCGGACTTCGCCGTGTTCGACGTAGCCTCGCTGCCGTCCGTCCTGGCGACGCGACTGCGCCAGCAGGGCAAGCCCGTGCTCGCCTGGCCGGTGCGAACCGAGGAAGATCGCGTCGCGGCCATCGACCACGCCGACAACATCATTCAGGAGCCCGACCTCGCCGTCGCGACCGCGCAGCCCAAGGCAAGGCCGCAGGCCAGCCGGCCCGCCGCCGCGGCCCGGTCGTAA
- a CDS encoding SEL1-like repeat protein yields MPGMTPSAIASTTSSHLQSNAERSDAVERLLAAAKRGEAQAYYDLGTAYALGEGVDIDLIEAHRWYNLAAMAGLREAQAERAALAADMNPAEIAEAQRRAREWLAAIGN; encoded by the coding sequence ATGCCAGGGATGACCCCATCCGCCATTGCCAGCACCACATCCTCCCACCTTCAGTCCAATGCCGAGCGCAGCGACGCGGTCGAGCGCCTGCTGGCCGCAGCAAAGCGCGGCGAGGCGCAGGCCTATTACGACCTCGGCACGGCCTACGCGCTGGGCGAGGGCGTGGATATCGACCTCATCGAAGCCCATCGCTGGTACAACCTCGCCGCCATGGCGGGCCTCCGCGAGGCACAGGCCGAACGCGCCGCGCTGGCCGCGGACATGAACCCCGCCGAAATCGCCGAAGCCCAGCGCCGCGCCCGCGAGTGGCTCGCGGCGATCGGGAACTGA
- the panC gene encoding pantoate--beta-alanine ligase, which yields MTIVRTVADLREMVGAWRKAGLRVALVPTMGALHQGHLSLIEAAKAHADRVVASIFVNPKQFGVNEDLSRYPRQEARDAELLKSAGCDLLFAPTVEEMYPAGFATSVSVAGVSEGLCGAARPGHFDGVALIVTKLLNMVRPDVAIFGEKDYQQLQVIRRFAEDLNIGVEILGAPIVREADGLAMSSRNAYLSAEERGIAGALPRVLGRVAEQLEGGAEMAAALAQGTRDLLAAGFKQVDYLEVRDARTLEPLQALDREARLFVAARVGTTRLIDNLPVRPR from the coding sequence TTGACGATCGTCCGCACCGTGGCGGACCTGCGCGAGATGGTTGGCGCCTGGCGCAAGGCCGGGCTGCGTGTTGCGCTGGTGCCGACAATGGGAGCGCTTCATCAGGGTCATCTTTCTCTCATTGAGGCGGCCAAGGCCCATGCCGATCGCGTTGTAGCAAGTATTTTCGTCAATCCGAAGCAATTCGGGGTTAACGAAGACTTAAGCCGCTATCCGCGGCAGGAGGCGAGGGACGCCGAGCTGCTGAAAAGCGCGGGTTGCGACCTGCTTTTCGCGCCCACGGTCGAGGAAATGTATCCGGCCGGTTTTGCCACGTCCGTCAGCGTTGCGGGCGTGTCGGAGGGGCTGTGCGGTGCGGCGCGGCCCGGCCATTTCGACGGCGTGGCGCTCATCGTCACCAAGCTGCTGAACATGGTGCGGCCCGATGTCGCCATCTTCGGCGAGAAGGATTATCAGCAGTTGCAGGTGATCCGCCGGTTCGCCGAGGACCTGAACATCGGCGTTGAAATCCTGGGCGCGCCCATCGTGCGCGAGGCGGACGGCCTCGCCATGTCCTCCCGCAACGCCTACCTCAGCGCCGAGGAGCGCGGCATCGCCGGCGCCCTGCCACGGGTGCTGGGGCGGGTGGCGGAGCAGCTGGAAGGCGGGGCGGAGATGGCCGCCGCGCTCGCCCAGGGCACGCGCGATCTGCTGGCCGCCGGCTTCAAACAGGTGGACTATCTCGAGGTGCGCGACGCCCGCACGCTGGAGCCGCTGCAGGCGCTCGATCGGGAGGCGCGGCTGTTCGTCGCGGCGCGGGTGGGCACCACCCGTCTCATCGACAATCTGCCGGTGCGGCCGCGCTGA
- a CDS encoding division plane positioning ATPase MipZ, with protein sequence MATRAHIIVLGNEKGGSGKSTTGVHIAVALLYAGLSVGAIDLDGRQRSFARYLENRANYNKKHGLKLVEPETVTLQDGTEEEDRAKLEAQLAAWAETKDVIVIDCPGRDSVLSRHAHSFADTLITPMNDSFIDFDLLGQVDADTHKVTRPSFYSELVWQSRKARAKRDGGSIDWVVLRTRMSHLEARNMRRVASALAELAKRIGFRVVPGLSERVIFRELFPKGLTLLDLRNVAKTEGSMTMSQVAARQEVRDLLVELKLPMLDEAGKVIARAETPAAGNASGGTADTAEPAPALV encoded by the coding sequence ATGGCAACGCGCGCTCACATCATCGTACTGGGCAATGAAAAGGGCGGGTCGGGCAAGTCCACGACCGGCGTCCACATTGCCGTTGCCCTGCTTTACGCCGGTCTTAGCGTCGGCGCCATCGATCTCGACGGCCGGCAGCGCAGCTTTGCCCGTTATCTCGAGAACCGCGCCAACTACAACAAGAAGCACGGCCTCAAGCTGGTGGAGCCGGAAACCGTCACCCTGCAGGACGGAACGGAGGAGGAAGACCGCGCCAAGCTCGAAGCCCAGCTGGCCGCGTGGGCCGAGACCAAGGACGTCATTGTCATCGACTGTCCGGGCCGCGACAGCGTGCTCTCGCGCCACGCCCACTCGTTCGCCGATACGCTCATCACCCCGATGAACGACAGCTTCATCGATTTCGACCTGCTCGGCCAGGTGGACGCGGACACCCACAAGGTGACCCGCCCCAGCTTCTACAGCGAACTGGTGTGGCAGTCCCGTAAGGCCCGCGCCAAGCGCGACGGCGGCTCCATCGACTGGGTGGTGCTGCGGACCCGTATGTCGCACCTGGAAGCGCGCAACATGCGCCGCGTCGCCAGCGCGCTGGCCGAACTGGCCAAGCGCATCGGCTTCCGCGTGGTGCCGGGCCTGTCCGAGCGCGTGATCTTCCGCGAGCTGTTCCCCAAGGGCCTGACGCTGCTCGACCTGCGCAACGTGGCCAAGACCGAGGGCAGCATGACCATGAGCCAGGTCGCCGCCCGCCAGGAAGTGCGCGACCTGCTGGTCGAGCTGAAGCTGCCCATGCTGGACGAGGCCGGCAAGGTCATCGCCAGGGCGGAAACGCCCGCCGCCGGGAATGCTTCCGGCGGCACGGCCGACACGGCCGAACCTGCGCCCGCGCTGGTCTGA
- a CDS encoding sensor histidine kinase, whose protein sequence is MVDAGLAVESLLDDPALEAALAQGLWVREGEAIVGRLSAAHLARGAVALSGRLADERDQARRALSQVQSERSLLVANLGHELRTPLNAIVGYSELIRSKALGSINPPIYGDYIDAIHLSSLHLVSLLDALLDLIKIQASEKQLNEDPVDLKQVVTFSMQVLASLARQRDVSLDCRIREGLPPVLGDERMLRQIILNLLSNAIKFTKAGTRVTVSVWVTRRGEMRLEVRDNGPGIPPEKLHVVMQPFKQIAETTGQGPRGTGLGLPMVKALAELHDGQFRLISRMEEGTRAIVLLPVSRVLKTRPEGSQGEFCFTRSAGERLV, encoded by the coding sequence GTGGTTGATGCCGGCCTGGCGGTCGAGAGCCTGCTGGACGACCCGGCGCTCGAGGCGGCTTTGGCGCAGGGCCTGTGGGTGCGCGAGGGCGAGGCCATCGTCGGCCGGCTGAGCGCCGCCCATCTCGCGCGCGGCGCCGTTGCCCTTTCCGGCCGCCTGGCCGACGAGCGGGACCAGGCCCGCCGCGCGCTCTCCCAGGTGCAGTCCGAACGCTCGCTGCTCGTTGCCAACCTCGGCCATGAATTGCGGACGCCGCTCAACGCCATCGTCGGCTATTCGGAACTCATCCGCTCCAAGGCGCTGGGGTCGATCAACCCGCCGATCTATGGCGATTATATCGATGCCATCCACCTCTCCAGCCTGCATCTGGTCTCGCTGCTCGATGCGCTGCTCGATCTCATCAAGATCCAGGCGAGCGAGAAGCAGCTGAACGAAGACCCGGTGGATCTCAAGCAGGTGGTGACGTTCTCAATGCAGGTGCTGGCCTCGCTTGCCCGCCAGCGCGACGTCAGCCTGGACTGCCGCATCCGCGAGGGCCTGCCGCCGGTGCTGGGGGACGAGCGCATGCTGCGCCAGATCATCCTCAACCTGCTCTCCAACGCCATCAAGTTCACCAAGGCCGGCACCCGCGTCACCGTTTCGGTGTGGGTGACGCGCCGGGGCGAGATGCGCCTTGAGGTGCGGGACAACGGGCCCGGCATTCCTCCCGAGAAGCTGCACGTGGTGATGCAGCCGTTCAAGCAGATCGCCGAGACAACCGGGCAGGGCCCGCGCGGCACCGGCCTTGGCCTGCCAATGGTCAAGGCGCTGGCGGAGCTGCACGACGGCCAGTTCCGCCTGATCTCGCGGATGGAGGAAGGCACGCGCGCCATCGTCCTCCTGCCGGTCTCCCGCGTGCTCAAAACCCGGCCCGAAGGCAGCCAGGGCGAGTTCTGCTTCACCCGCTCCGCAGGCGAGCGGCTGGTGTAG
- a CDS encoding DnaJ domain-containing protein — protein sequence MPWLLLGLLVLAFFWAVGRWGLNTSPRNLRWTGLGLLALVCLLAALWMAARGQLAFASAFATGALALYGRYRWIKGIIDRIAAAGGRAGEPPRGRTTGQTTVATDEEAYAILGLKPGASRDAILAAHRRLMRIVHPDHGGTDYLAAKINQARDILLRKSDHS from the coding sequence ATGCCCTGGCTGCTGCTGGGCCTTCTCGTTCTCGCCTTTTTCTGGGCGGTCGGCCGCTGGGGGCTGAACACCTCGCCGCGCAACCTGCGCTGGACCGGGCTGGGGCTGCTGGCCCTCGTCTGCCTGCTCGCCGCGCTGTGGATGGCCGCGCGGGGCCAGCTTGCCTTTGCTTCGGCCTTTGCAACGGGCGCGTTGGCCCTATATGGACGCTACCGTTGGATCAAAGGAATAATCGACCGGATCGCAGCGGCTGGCGGCCGGGCGGGCGAGCCTCCCCGAGGCAGAACCACCGGCCAGACCACGGTGGCAACGGACGAGGAGGCCTATGCAATTCTTGGACTTAAGCCGGGCGCGAGCCGGGACGCCATCCTTGCGGCGCACCGGCGGCTTATGCGAATAGTCCATCCCGATCATGGCGGCACCGATTACCTGGCCGCCAAGATCAATCAGGCGCGGGACATCCTGCTCCGCAAGTCTGACCATTCGTAA
- a CDS encoding response regulator yields the protein MSKTILVVEDNELNMKLFCDLLEAHDFATIRTRDGKAVPDLARAHKPDLILMDIQLPEVSGLEVTRWLKTDEELKHIPVIAVTAFAMKGDEERIREGGCEAYIAKPISVQRFIETVRQFA from the coding sequence GTGTCCAAGACCATACTCGTCGTTGAAGACAACGAGCTGAACATGAAGCTCTTCTGCGACCTGCTGGAAGCCCACGACTTCGCGACGATTCGCACACGCGACGGCAAGGCGGTGCCTGATCTCGCCCGCGCGCACAAGCCGGATCTCATCCTCATGGACATCCAGTTGCCGGAGGTCTCCGGCCTTGAGGTCACCCGCTGGCTGAAGACCGACGAGGAACTGAAGCACATTCCGGTCATCGCCGTCACCGCCTTCGCCATGAAGGGGGACGAGGAGCGCATTCGCGAAGGCGGGTGCGAGGCCTACATCGCCAAGCCCATCTCCGTGCAGCGTTTTATCGAAACCGTCCGCCAGTTCGCCTGA
- a CDS encoding RidA family protein, which yields MSVEQRLSELGLTLPVPAAPAANYVPYVITGNLLVIAGQLPLGPEGIAVHGKVGDTVTTEQATEAAKLCALNLIAQMKAALGGDLERVARVVRLGGFVNCVDTYVDQPKVVNGASDLMVAVFGDKGKHARTAVGTNVLPFDVPVEIDAMVEIA from the coding sequence ATGAGCGTTGAGCAACGGCTGAGCGAACTTGGACTGACCCTGCCCGTACCGGCTGCGCCGGCGGCGAACTATGTGCCCTACGTCATCACCGGCAACCTGCTGGTGATCGCCGGGCAGCTTCCGCTCGGCCCGGAAGGAATCGCAGTGCATGGCAAGGTGGGCGACACCGTCACCACCGAGCAGGCGACCGAGGCGGCGAAGCTGTGCGCGCTCAACCTCATCGCCCAGATGAAGGCGGCGCTGGGCGGCGACCTGGAGCGCGTGGCCCGCGTGGTGCGGCTCGGCGGCTTCGTCAACTGCGTCGATACCTATGTGGACCAGCCCAAGGTGGTCAACGGCGCGTCCGACCTGATGGTCGCCGTCTTCGGCGACAAGGGCAAGCACGCCCGTACGGCCGTCGGCACCAACGTCCTGCCGTTTGATGTTCCCGTTGAAATCGATGCCATGGTAGAAATCGCCTGA
- a CDS encoding HAD family hydrolase encodes MPRPLLICDCDEVLLQFIEPFEAWLKGQGYTLEFKSLEFTGNIRHEETGTLPDRAAVRDLLFRFFETELEAAPVMPGAPEALRAIAQVADVIILTNIDEAHRERRAKMLAGLGMPYPVLSNRGLKGKAVWELASRCAGPWLFVDDLALHHESVAATAPNVHRLHFVSDPRIEALSPACPHAHARFSVWEEALPYALGALAR; translated from the coding sequence ATGCCCCGGCCGCTCTTGATCTGCGATTGCGATGAGGTTCTGCTCCAGTTCATCGAGCCGTTCGAGGCCTGGCTGAAGGGACAGGGCTATACGCTGGAGTTCAAGAGCCTGGAGTTCACAGGCAACATCCGCCACGAGGAGACCGGCACTCTGCCGGACCGCGCGGCCGTGCGCGACCTGCTGTTCCGCTTCTTCGAGACCGAGCTGGAGGCCGCGCCCGTGATGCCCGGCGCGCCGGAGGCGCTGCGCGCCATCGCGCAGGTGGCGGATGTGATTATCCTCACCAACATCGACGAGGCGCACCGCGAGCGGCGGGCAAAGATGCTGGCGGGCCTGGGCATGCCCTATCCGGTGCTCTCCAACCGCGGCCTCAAGGGCAAGGCGGTGTGGGAGCTGGCCAGCCGCTGCGCCGGGCCCTGGCTGTTCGTTGACGATCTGGCGCTCCACCACGAATCGGTGGCCGCAACCGCGCCGAACGTGCACCGGCTGCACTTCGTCTCCGACCCGCGCATCGAGGCCCTGTCGCCGGCCTGCCCCCATGCACATGCCCGCTTTAGCGTGTGGGAGGAGGCCCTGCCCTATGCCCTTGGCGCGCTGGCCCGCTGA